The following DNA comes from Kaistia sp. 32K.
CGAGGCTGCCGGCGCAGATCTTCTGGCTCTTGATCGCCCTCACCATGGTCAGCATGGCCTGCCTCGGCTATCAGCTCGGGCTCCGGGAGAGGCCGGCACGCTTCCTGATGGCGCTGCTGTCGCTGATGTGGACCGTGGTGATCGTCGACATTCTGGATCTGTCGGCCGCCCGCCTCGGCAGCTTCCGCACCAGTGTCGCCGTCTATGACTGGACGGCGCGCGGCTTCCAGGGTGGGATCACGGTGCCGCCCCTGCCGGCCGGGCCGTAAAGCTGAATCACAGCCCGCGCGAGCAGGTTGCAGGGGTCGTCCATGCGGAGGAGGGCGCTTGTCCGATGCAGCGGGGAACGCTGCGGCCGCGCGTTCGCGCGCCGTCGGAAAAAGTGAAATTTTGAGGGCAAATATCGCTCTTGGAGCGATGGAGGCCTCGCCCGGAATCGAACCGGGATGCAAGGATTTGCAGTCCTCTGCGTAACCATTCCGCCACGAGGCCCTCGGGTTGGGGATGTAGAGGTAAGGGTAGGGGTTAGGCAAGAGCTAAATCACTCGTCATCCACGACTTAACCGCGCTTTCCCCCAATTTGGGTACGGGGCCGCGACGGCCTGCGGCGCTGGAACCCGTTGGAATGGCTTGTCACCTCGCCGAACCACCGGTATTGGAACGTCTATTGCCACATGACGATAAAGGGTCCCGGATCATGGTCGATTTCGCCAAGGCGCGAACCACGATGGTGGACTGTCAGATTCGCACCGTCGACGTCACCGAATATGACGTGCTCGACGCCTTCTCCGCGGTGCCGCGCGAGAACTTCGTGCCAGATCATCTGAAGCCGCTTGCCTATATCGATGAAGACATCCTGGTGTCAGCCCAGGGCAGCGCGCCGCGCTACGTGATGGAGCCGGGGCCGCTGGCCAAGCTGGTACAGCTCGCCGGAATCCAGGCGACCGACCGCGTGCTCGATATCGGTACGGCCACCGGTTACTCCGCCGCCATCCTCTCCCGCGTCGCGGCCTCCGTCGTCGCGCTCGAATCGGACGAGGCTCTCGCTGCCGCCGCGGTCGCGAACCTGGCCGGCGTCGGCGCCACGAATGTCGAGGTCGTGCTCGGACCGCTCACCCAGGGCCACGCCGCCAAGGCTCCCTATGACGTCATCCTGATCGAGGGCGCCGTCGAGGAGATTCCGCAGGCCATCCTCGACCAGATCGGCGAGGGCGGTCGAATCGTCGCCGTGGTGGGAACACACGGCCTTGCAGCCAAGGCGACGGTCTATACACGCTCTGGTGGGTCGATCAGCGGTCGTCCCGCGTTCAATACCCATGTCCGGCCGCTGCCGGGCTTCGCCAAGCCCAAGGCCTTCGTATTCTGATTTCGTTGTAATTTCAGATAGTTAAGCCAAAAGTCCCGAATCTCGCCTAGTGCGCAGGCTGTGGCTTTCCAGTCGCATGGTACGGTTTATTGAGCCTTAAGGGCGGCTGTGCCATTTGACGGTCTCCCGGCCTGTCGTACATTGACGATGAATTGTCCGACGGTGGACGTCCGGTAGGGGGGCGTCGCCTCGCAACGCCGAGGTCTTGAACGTGGTTTTTTCTCGGGTCTATCTGGCAACCGTGGCCTTGGCTGTGGTTATCGTAGCTGCCCCCTCTGTCCAGGCTGACACACTGACGTCTGCGCTGTCGCAGACCTACAACAACAATCCGACTCTCAACGCCATGCGCGCCCAGCTGCGCGCTACGGACGAGAATGTCCCGCAGGCCCTTTCCGGCTACCGCCCGGTCCTGACCGGCAGTGCCTTCATCGGCCCGTCCTACACCCGGGGGCGCAGCTCGCCCCTGGCGCGCATCGGTTCGGAGACGACCTGGCCGCGCGGCGTGGGACTGACGATCGAGCAGCCGATTTTTCGCGGCTTCCGGACCCAGAACGCGGTGAAGCAGGCCGAGTCGTCGGTTCTCGCCGGCCGCGAGATCCTGCGCTCGACCGAGCAGGACGTTCTGCTCGACGCGGTGACCGCCTATACCAACGTGATCCAGCAGCAGGCCATCGTCGGGCTGCGCGAACAGAACATCACCTTCCTGCGCGAGCAGCAGCGCGCCGCCACCGACCGCCTGAAGGTGGGCGAGGGCACGCGTACGGATCTTGCCCAGACCGACGCGGCGCTCAGCCAGGGCCAGACGGCCTATGAAGTCGCCGTCTCGGACCTGAACTCCGCCAAGGCGACCTATCTGCAGATCATCGGTGTCGCGCCGAAGAGCCTGTCGGTGCCGCCGATCAATACGCGCCTGCTGCCGAAGTCGGCCGAGGCTGCCGTCTCCACCGGCCAGTCGCGCCATCCGTTGATCCGGGCTGCGAGCTACAATGTCGATACGGCCGCCTTCAACGTGAAGGTGATCGAAGGCCAGCTCCTGCCGACCGTCTCGCTGCGGGGCGACCTCCAGCACCAGGACGATCCGTCGGTCACCGGCTCGTGGGGCAATTCCGCGTCGATCACGGCCAACCTCACCGTGCCGATCTATGAGGGCGGCGTCGTCTACTCGCAGACCCGCCAGGCCAAGGAGACGCTCGGTCAGCGTCGCATCCAGCTCGATTCGGCTCGCGACCAGGTCCGCGCCGCGGCGGTCTCGGCCTATGGCCAGCTCGAAGCGGCGATCGCGTCGATCACCTCGGCCCAGTCGCAGGTGAAGGCCTCGCAGCTGGCGCTCGAAGGCGTCATCGAAGAGCAGAAGGTCGGTCAGCGCACCACCCTCGACGTGCTGAACCAGCAGCAGTCGCTGCTGCAGGCGCGCGAGACGCTGATCCTGGCGCAGCGCGCCCAGATCGTCGCGTCCTACACGCTGCTCTCGACGGCCGGCGGTCTTTCGGCCGAGAACCTGGCGCTCAAGGTTCAGCGCTACGAGCCGAAGCAGCATTACGAGGCGGTCCGCGACAAGTGGATCGGCCTGCGCACGCCGGACGGACGGTAGTACCCGCTGCTGTCGGGGGAAAAGCGATCGGCCTTGTTCCGGCCGGTCGCGGTTTTCGCTACCCTGACACCCGGAATCGCACGCGTATCAAGGCGATTCGGCAATGTCTGTTGGGTGTGGGGTGGCGATGGCCAAAGTCAGTGCGGCGCAAGAGCCTTCGATGGAAGAGATCCTCGCCTCGATCCGCCGGATCATTTCCGAGGATGATTCCGGCCTTGGCGCGCTCAAGTCCGCCGATGCGGACAACGCGCCGGCGCGGTTGCCGAGCGTCCCGGTCTCGGCCGCCGATATCGACGCCCTGTTCAGCGCCCGCGTCAATGAATTCGCCCCGATCGAGCCGCCCCGCGCCGAGCCTGCTCGGGTCGAGCTGCCGCGCGTAGAGCTTCCGCCGGCGCCCGTCGCGCCGTCGCAGCCGGCCGTCGAGCCGCGCATGCTGCGCACGACGCTTCCGCCGCTGCCGGAACCCGCGCAGGCCGTCGCCCGCGTGGAGCGGCCGGCCCCGCCTGCGCCCATCAAATCCGCAACCGACGACCTGCCGCATAACGCGCCGCTGCTCTCGCAGGCGGCGGATGCCGCAGTGATGTCGGCCTTCGGCGACCTCTCGAACACGGTGCTTTCCGCGAACAGCCGGACGCTGGACGATCTGGTCAAGGAAATGCTTCGGCCGATGCTGAAGAACTGGCTCGACAGCAATCTGCCGCCGCTCGTCGAGCGACTGGTTCGCGACGAGATCGAGCGCCTGTCCCGCCGCCGCTGAGCGGCCGTTTCCGGACGCTTCCTGCCCTTCAGGACCCGCATCGGCTCCCCCGTCCCATCTCCCGGCGGTTGTGAAGCGACCTGCGGGCCCCCATCTCAGCAGGTCCCGCGACGGCGGCGCGGTTGACTCGCCCCCGGCCATCCGATTTACAGCAGTTCAAATCCCTCATCCGGAAACGGTCATGCTCGACAAGAATTACGACGCGGCCGCGGTCGAGCCGCGCATCTATGAAACATGGGAAGGCCAGGGCGCCTTCAAGGCAGGTGCCGGAGCCGAACCCGGCGCCGAGACCTTCTCCATCGTCATCCCGCCGCCGAACGTGACCGGCTCGCTGCATATGGGCCACGCGCTCAACAACACGCTGCAGGACGTCCTCGTCCGCTTCGAGCGCATGCGCGGCAAGGACGTGCTGTGGCAGGTCGGCCT
Coding sequences within:
- a CDS encoding protein-L-isoaspartate O-methyltransferase, with amino-acid sequence MVDFAKARTTMVDCQIRTVDVTEYDVLDAFSAVPRENFVPDHLKPLAYIDEDILVSAQGSAPRYVMEPGPLAKLVQLAGIQATDRVLDIGTATGYSAAILSRVAASVVALESDEALAAAAVANLAGVGATNVEVVLGPLTQGHAAKAPYDVILIEGAVEEIPQAILDQIGEGGRIVAVVGTHGLAAKATVYTRSGGSISGRPAFNTHVRPLPGFAKPKAFVF
- a CDS encoding TolC family outer membrane protein produces the protein MVIVAAPSVQADTLTSALSQTYNNNPTLNAMRAQLRATDENVPQALSGYRPVLTGSAFIGPSYTRGRSSPLARIGSETTWPRGVGLTIEQPIFRGFRTQNAVKQAESSVLAGREILRSTEQDVLLDAVTAYTNVIQQQAIVGLREQNITFLREQQRAATDRLKVGEGTRTDLAQTDAALSQGQTAYEVAVSDLNSAKATYLQIIGVAPKSLSVPPINTRLLPKSAEAAVSTGQSRHPLIRAASYNVDTAAFNVKVIEGQLLPTVSLRGDLQHQDDPSVTGSWGNSASITANLTVPIYEGGVVYSQTRQAKETLGQRRIQLDSARDQVRAAAVSAYGQLEAAIASITSAQSQVKASQLALEGVIEEQKVGQRTTLDVLNQQQSLLQARETLILAQRAQIVASYTLLSTAGGLSAENLALKVQRYEPKQHYEAVRDKWIGLRTPDGR
- a CDS encoding PopZ family protein, which codes for MEEILASIRRIISEDDSGLGALKSADADNAPARLPSVPVSAADIDALFSARVNEFAPIEPPRAEPARVELPRVELPPAPVAPSQPAVEPRMLRTTLPPLPEPAQAVARVERPAPPAPIKSATDDLPHNAPLLSQAADAAVMSAFGDLSNTVLSANSRTLDDLVKEMLRPMLKNWLDSNLPPLVERLVRDEIERLSRRR